CTGCCGGACCAGCTTCACCACGGCCGCGTGGTCCAGGTTGCCGGCCGCCGCCACGACGATCTGCGGGGCCGTGTAGCGCCGGCGGTAGAAGCTCTGGATCTGCCGACGGCTCATCGGCGTGACCGTCTCCTCGGTGCCGGAGATCAGCCGGCCCAGCGGGTGGTCGCCGTAGACGGCCCGGGAGAAGAGGTCGTGCACCTCGTCACCGGGCTCGTCGTCGTGCATGGCGATCTCCTCGAGGATCACGCCCCGCTCGGTCTCCACGTCCGCCGGTTCCAGGACGGAGTCGGCGACCAGATCGCACATCACGTCGATCGCCAGCGGCAGGTCCTCGTCCAGCACGCGGGCGTAGTAGCAGGTGTACTCCTTGGTGGTGAAGGCGTTCGTCTCGCCGCCCACCGCCTCGATCGCCGAGGAGATCTCCAACGCGCTGCGCTTGCGGGTGCCCTTGAAGAGCAGGTGCTCCAGGAAGTGCGCGGCGCCCGACTGGGTGCCGGTCTCGTCGCGGGAGCCCACCGCCACCCAGATCCCGAACGACACGCTGCGCATCGTCGGGATGGCTTCGGTGAGGACGCGCAGACCGCTGGGGAGCACGGTACGGCGTACCGTGCCGCCCAGCGGGTCCTCGGCGATGGTGCGGGTCACCGCACGCCCGGCCCGGCCGCCGATCTCGGCGGCCCGGGCGGCGGAACCGGCGTGGGTCGCTCCTCCGGGGAACGACACCACCCCCCGTCGATCCGGCGGAAACGGCGCACGAACGGCCCGACTCACGTGTTGCTCCCAGATCGACGAGGGGTGGTGATGGTGCTGTGGTGCGGGGACGGATCAGCTGTGCCGGGTCCGGCGGCGCGGACGCTCGCCGCCCTCGCCACCCTCGCCGCCGCCCTGGC
This genomic stretch from Micromonospora krabiensis harbors:
- a CDS encoding M16 family metallopeptidase; the encoded protein is MSRAVRAPFPPDRRGVVSFPGGATHAGSAARAAEIGGRAGRAVTRTIAEDPLGGTVRRTVLPSGLRVLTEAIPTMRSVSFGIWVAVGSRDETGTQSGAAHFLEHLLFKGTRKRSALEISSAIEAVGGETNAFTTKEYTCYYARVLDEDLPLAIDVMCDLVADSVLEPADVETERGVILEEIAMHDDEPGDEVHDLFSRAVYGDHPLGRLISGTEETVTPMSRRQIQSFYRRRYTAPQIVVAAAGNLDHAAVVKLVRQALRGSPLDTEKAEPAPPRAATPAVRTRPATTMVESKETEQAHLILGCPGIDRTDERRFALGVLNNVLGGGMSSRLFQEIREQRGLAYSVYSYASQYADTGIFAVYAGCAPGKVDEVLDLTRAELARVAAGGLTEAEVARGKGMSKGSFVLGLEDTGSRMSRLAKGELLYGDLMPVDDLLARVDAVTVDDVNALAAELLGREMSLAVVGPFNPTDFPTR